Proteins encoded together in one Drosophila albomicans strain 15112-1751.03 chromosome 2R, ASM965048v2, whole genome shotgun sequence window:
- the LOC117575807 gene encoding trophoblast glycoprotein, whose product MANEPQLQPQMLLVALLAISAALSLSNAESSSSCGPYFPAACACGKEMYEGTIQYIVNCTNAGLNNTSVLEHMPEQVEILIFTGNYITELPWNVFGSINDYKQLKIVDMSSNHIREIRGKSYHHVPRVERLILNHNNLSISRNDDEVNHHHPRVFSNFGNLQSLHLTDAFEDHSSPQLSEDLHDIFVNSQLVKLQKLHLEQNEITHFKDRNVFCDLPALRDLHLGDNLLKDINFEVRCLNNLRFLDLERNKFEFVKPSDMRVLNQLQERENRTVDLIVDFNLNPFVCDCKISSFRTWLQATRVTVRNQESLMCFHGIQHVDPAPAHILQLDMGECSSEMAAAASFLNIAEDEQLYGQLQPHISGHTATLIFLLIVLTMILLGLLVALVYVSRDKLKYMMTPVFDNVAKKVQYTSIKDEDCPEVHV is encoded by the coding sequence ATGGCCAACGAACCACAGCTGCAGCCACAGATGCTGCTGGTGGCTTTGCTAGCCATTAGCGCAGCACTGTCGCTGAGCAACGCGGAAAGTTCATCCAGCTGTGGACCCTATTTCCCAGCGGCCTGCGCCTGTGGCAAGGAGATGTACGAGGGGACGATTCAATATATCGTAAACTGCACAAACGCGGGATTGAATAACACCAGTGTGCTGGAGCATATGCCCGAGCAAGTGGAGATACTCATATTCACCGGCAATTACATCACCGAGCTGCCGTGGAATGTCTTTGGCAGCATCAATGACTACAAGCAGCTGAAGATTGTCGACATGAGCAGCAATCACATACGCGAGATACGCGGCAAGAGCTATCATCATGTGCCGCGTGTGGAGCGTCTCATCCTGAACCACAACAATCTTAGCATTTCGCGCAATGACGATGAGgtcaatcatcatcatccgcGTGTCTTCTCCAACTTTGGCAATCTGCAGAGTTTGCATTTGACCGACGCCTTCGAGGATCACAGTTCACCGCAGCTGAGCGAGGATCTGCATGATATCTTCGTCAACAGTCAGCTGGTGAAGCTGCAGAAGTTGCATCTGGAACAGAATGAGATTACACACTTCAAGGATCGCAATGTGTTTTGCGATTTGCCTGCGCTGCGCGATTTGCATTTGGGTGACAATCTGCTCAAGGACATCAACTTTGAGGTGCGATGCTTGAACAATTTGCGCTTCCTCGATCTGGAGCGAAACAAGTTCGAGTTTGTCAAGCCCAGTGACATGCGTGTGCTCAACCAGCTGCAGGAGCGTGAAAATCGTACCGTTGACTTGATCGTGGACTTCAATCTCAATCCTTTCGTATGCGACTGCAAGATCTCTTCGTTCCGCACGTGGTTGCAGGCCACACGCGTTACGGTGCGCAACCAAGAGAGTCTGATGTGCTTCCATGGCATTCAGCACGTTGATCCGGCGCCGGCGCACATCCTCCAACTGGATATGGGAGAGTGTTCATCCGAGATGGCGGCAGCTGCTTCGTTCCTCAATATTGCTGAAGATGAGCAGCTTTACGGGCAGCTGCAACCACACATTAGTGGACACACGGCCACTCTGATCTTTCTACTGATCGTGCTCACCATGATCCTGCTGGGATTGCTGGTGGCTCTCGTCTACGTTAGTCGCGACAAATTGAAGTATATGATGACGCCGGTGTTTGATAATGTGGCCAAGAAAGTGCAGTACACATCAATTAAGGACGAAGACTGCCCGGAGGTGCACGTTtaa
- the LOC117575806 gene encoding kynurenine aminotransferase isoform X1, with protein sequence MPICATVMLKTCRRVCTLPRFSGIRTLNAAITQRHQHKAANATKDTMDKFDLPKRLQGSTPSVWNEYIALAMQYKPLNLGQGFPDDAAPDYVTNALADIAKDPNPLLHQYTRGNGHVRLVQALAKLYSGLIGRELNPLNDILITAGAYEALYSTIMGHVDNGDEVIIIEPFFDCYEPMVKMANGVPRFIPLKLREKEGPISSADWVLDEDELAKLFNEKTKMIILNTPHNPTGKVFHRKELEVIADLCRKWNVLCVSDEVYEWLVFDGVEHVRINTLPGMWERTITIGSAGKTFSVTGWKTGWAYGPHELIRNLQMVHQNSVYTCPTPLQEGVARSFELELERLDKPECYFHSLPRELQPKRDFMAKFLNEAGLRPTIPEGGYFMLADWTPLASKLNLDSETDKYKDYKFTKWMTKNMGLQGIPPSAFYSEPNKHLGEDFVRYCFIKKQENLNKAAELLKSWK encoded by the exons ATGCCAATTTGCGCTACAGTT ATGCTCAAAACCTGTCGCCGTGTCTGCACCTTACCCCGCTTCTCTGGCATTCGCACTTTAAACGCTGCGATCACCCAACGGCATCAGCATAAAGCAGCGAACGCAACCAAGGACACCATGGATAAGTTTGATTTGCCAAAACGCTTGCAGGGCAGTACGCCCAGCGTGTGGAACGAATATATTGCCCTAGCCATGCAGTATAAGCCATTAAATCTTGGCCAAGGTTTCCCGGATGATGCTGCACCTGACTACGTCACCAATGCCCTCGCTGATATTGCCAAGGATCCAAATCCACTACTGCATCAGTACACCAGAGGCAAT GGCCATGTGCGTTTGGTGCAGGCTCTGGCGAAGCTTTACAGCGGGCTCATTGGACGCGAACTTAACCCGTTGAACGATATACTGATAACAGCGGGTGCCTACGAAGCATTGTATTCTACAATTATGGGACACGTTGATAACGGTGACGAGGTCATCATTATTGAACCCTTCTTCGACTGCTACGAACCTATGGTCAAAATGGCCAACGGAGTGCCGCGTTTCATTCCCTTGAAATTG CGCGAGAAAGAAGGTCCCATCAGCTCTGCCGATTGGGTCCTGGATGAAGACGAGCTTGCAAAACTATTCAAtgagaaaacgaaaatgatCATACTGAACACGCCACACAATCCAACTGGAAAGGTCTTTCATCGCAAGGAGCTGGAGGTCATTGCTGACTTGTGTCGCAAGTGGAATGTGCTCTGCGTCTCGGATGAAGTCTATGAGTGGCTCGTCTTCGATGGAGTGGAACATGTACGTATCAACACCTTGCCTGGCATGTGGGAGCGCACCATTACCATAGGCTCGGCTGGCAAAACCTTCTCGGTGACGGGCTGGAAAACCGGCTGGGCTTATGGACCGCACGAGTTGATAAGAAACTTGCAAATGGTTCATCAGAATTCGGTTTACACCTGCCCAACGCCACTGCAAGAAGGCGTTGCACGCAGTTTTGAGTTGGAACTTGAACGTCTGGACAAACCAGAATGCTATTTTCATAGCTTGCCGCGCGAATTGCAACCTAAGAGAGATTTTATGGCCAAATTCCTAAACGAGGCTGGACTACGTCCCACAATACCCGAGGGAGGCTATTTCATGCTGGCGGATTGGACACCCCTTGCAAGCAAGCTGAACCTGGATTCGGAGACCGACAAGTACAAGGACTACAAGTTCACCAAGTGGATGACCAAAAACATGGGTCTGCAGGGCATTCCGCCCAGTGCCTTTTATAGTGAACCCAATAAGCATTTAGGCGAGGACTTTGTGCGCTATTGCTTTATCAAGAAGCAAGAGAATCTTAATAAGGCAGCTGAGCTGCTCAAGAGCTGGAAATAA
- the LOC117575806 gene encoding kynurenine aminotransferase isoform X2, giving the protein MLKTCRRVCTLPRFSGIRTLNAAITQRHQHKAANATKDTMDKFDLPKRLQGSTPSVWNEYIALAMQYKPLNLGQGFPDDAAPDYVTNALADIAKDPNPLLHQYTRGNGHVRLVQALAKLYSGLIGRELNPLNDILITAGAYEALYSTIMGHVDNGDEVIIIEPFFDCYEPMVKMANGVPRFIPLKLREKEGPISSADWVLDEDELAKLFNEKTKMIILNTPHNPTGKVFHRKELEVIADLCRKWNVLCVSDEVYEWLVFDGVEHVRINTLPGMWERTITIGSAGKTFSVTGWKTGWAYGPHELIRNLQMVHQNSVYTCPTPLQEGVARSFELELERLDKPECYFHSLPRELQPKRDFMAKFLNEAGLRPTIPEGGYFMLADWTPLASKLNLDSETDKYKDYKFTKWMTKNMGLQGIPPSAFYSEPNKHLGEDFVRYCFIKKQENLNKAAELLKSWK; this is encoded by the exons ATGCTCAAAACCTGTCGCCGTGTCTGCACCTTACCCCGCTTCTCTGGCATTCGCACTTTAAACGCTGCGATCACCCAACGGCATCAGCATAAAGCAGCGAACGCAACCAAGGACACCATGGATAAGTTTGATTTGCCAAAACGCTTGCAGGGCAGTACGCCCAGCGTGTGGAACGAATATATTGCCCTAGCCATGCAGTATAAGCCATTAAATCTTGGCCAAGGTTTCCCGGATGATGCTGCACCTGACTACGTCACCAATGCCCTCGCTGATATTGCCAAGGATCCAAATCCACTACTGCATCAGTACACCAGAGGCAAT GGCCATGTGCGTTTGGTGCAGGCTCTGGCGAAGCTTTACAGCGGGCTCATTGGACGCGAACTTAACCCGTTGAACGATATACTGATAACAGCGGGTGCCTACGAAGCATTGTATTCTACAATTATGGGACACGTTGATAACGGTGACGAGGTCATCATTATTGAACCCTTCTTCGACTGCTACGAACCTATGGTCAAAATGGCCAACGGAGTGCCGCGTTTCATTCCCTTGAAATTG CGCGAGAAAGAAGGTCCCATCAGCTCTGCCGATTGGGTCCTGGATGAAGACGAGCTTGCAAAACTATTCAAtgagaaaacgaaaatgatCATACTGAACACGCCACACAATCCAACTGGAAAGGTCTTTCATCGCAAGGAGCTGGAGGTCATTGCTGACTTGTGTCGCAAGTGGAATGTGCTCTGCGTCTCGGATGAAGTCTATGAGTGGCTCGTCTTCGATGGAGTGGAACATGTACGTATCAACACCTTGCCTGGCATGTGGGAGCGCACCATTACCATAGGCTCGGCTGGCAAAACCTTCTCGGTGACGGGCTGGAAAACCGGCTGGGCTTATGGACCGCACGAGTTGATAAGAAACTTGCAAATGGTTCATCAGAATTCGGTTTACACCTGCCCAACGCCACTGCAAGAAGGCGTTGCACGCAGTTTTGAGTTGGAACTTGAACGTCTGGACAAACCAGAATGCTATTTTCATAGCTTGCCGCGCGAATTGCAACCTAAGAGAGATTTTATGGCCAAATTCCTAAACGAGGCTGGACTACGTCCCACAATACCCGAGGGAGGCTATTTCATGCTGGCGGATTGGACACCCCTTGCAAGCAAGCTGAACCTGGATTCGGAGACCGACAAGTACAAGGACTACAAGTTCACCAAGTGGATGACCAAAAACATGGGTCTGCAGGGCATTCCGCCCAGTGCCTTTTATAGTGAACCCAATAAGCATTTAGGCGAGGACTTTGTGCGCTATTGCTTTATCAAGAAGCAAGAGAATCTTAATAAGGCAGCTGAGCTGCTCAAGAGCTGGAAATAA
- the LOC117575815 gene encoding cytochrome c oxidase subunit 5A, mitochondrial, with amino-acid sequence MLRITAGKFATAMRGTVGTTASRVAAVRCVHGSEESAEEFDKRYEKYFAREGIDGWEVRKGMNDLLGMDLVPSPKVIESGLRACRRVNDIALAIRWLEGCKDKCGDQKATLYPYLLEKITPTLKELGVPTVEELGYDKPELALKSVFDI; translated from the coding sequence ATGTTGCGTATTACTGCCGGTAAATTCGCCACCGCCATGCGCGGCACCGTTGGCACCACAGCCTCGCGTGTTGCCGCCGTGCGTTGCGTCCACGGATCCGAGGAATCGGCCGAGGAGTTCGACAAGCGTTACGAGAAATACTTTGCTCGTGAAGGCATCGACGGCTGGGAGGTGCGCAAGGGCATGAACGATTTGCTCGGCATGGATCTGGTGCCCAGCCCAAAGGTGATCGAGTCCGGTCTGCGCGCTTGCCGTCGTGTCAACGACATTGCTTTGGCCATCAGGTGGCTGGAGGGCTGCAAGGACAAGTGCGGTGACCAGAAGGCAACACTCTATCCCTACTTGTTGGAGAAGATCACACCAACTCTGAAGGAGCTGGGAGTGCCAACTGTCGAGGAGCTGGGCTACGACAAACCCGAATTGGCTCTGAAGTCCGTATTCGATATCTAA
- the LOC117575814 gene encoding uncharacterized protein CG16817 isoform X1 — protein MSAAGSIPPPVSWAQRNDLVYVIIDVECKDIEQKVTDNSFTFKGVNALDASKKYEVTLNFLHAVEPEKVTSKNIGRCLEFTIPKKESGPYWPTLTTDKTKLHFLKANFAKWRDESDDEEADPKDNGMFGNLLNSPGGDWNNKFDDFNVDEDDDSDDNIPSLSQNDEDDEEGGEGDKKQ, from the exons atgtcgGCAGCAGG TTCTATTCCCCCACCCGTTTCGTGGGCTCAGCGCAACGATTTGGTTTACGTTATCATCGATGTGGAATGCAAGGACATTGAACAGAA AGTGACAGACAACAGTTTCACTTTCAAGGGTGTAAATGCACTGGATGCATCGAAGAAATATGAAGTCACATTGAATTTTTTGCATGCGGTTGAGCCGGAGAAAGTGACAAGCAAGAATATTGGACGTTGCCTTGAATTCACAATACCCAAGAAGGAGAGCGGACCATATTGGCCCACTCTGACCACGGATAAAACCAAATTGCATTTCCTGAAAGCCAATTTCGCCAAGTGGCGCGACGAGTCTGACGATGAAGAAG CAGATCCCAAGGATAACGGCATGTTTGGCAACTTGCTGAATAGTCCCGGCGGAGATTGGAACAACAAGTTCGACGATTTCAATGTGGACGAAGATGACGATTCGGACGATAACATCCCCAGCCTGTCGCAAaacgatgaggatgatgaagAGGGTGGGGAGGGTGACAAGAAGCAGTAA
- the LOC117575814 gene encoding uncharacterized protein CG16817 isoform X2, which translates to MSAAGSIPPPVSWAQRNDLVYVIIDVECKDIEQKVTDNSFTFKGVNALDASKKYEVTLNFLHAVEPEKVTSKNIGRCLEFTIPKKESGPYWPTLTTDKTKLHFLKANFAKWRDESDDEEDPKDNGMFGNLLNSPGGDWNNKFDDFNVDEDDDSDDNIPSLSQNDEDDEEGGEGDKKQ; encoded by the exons atgtcgGCAGCAGG TTCTATTCCCCCACCCGTTTCGTGGGCTCAGCGCAACGATTTGGTTTACGTTATCATCGATGTGGAATGCAAGGACATTGAACAGAA AGTGACAGACAACAGTTTCACTTTCAAGGGTGTAAATGCACTGGATGCATCGAAGAAATATGAAGTCACATTGAATTTTTTGCATGCGGTTGAGCCGGAGAAAGTGACAAGCAAGAATATTGGACGTTGCCTTGAATTCACAATACCCAAGAAGGAGAGCGGACCATATTGGCCCACTCTGACCACGGATAAAACCAAATTGCATTTCCTGAAAGCCAATTTCGCCAAGTGGCGCGACGAGTCTGACGATGAAGAAG ATCCCAAGGATAACGGCATGTTTGGCAACTTGCTGAATAGTCCCGGCGGAGATTGGAACAACAAGTTCGACGATTTCAATGTGGACGAAGATGACGATTCGGACGATAACATCCCCAGCCTGTCGCAAaacgatgaggatgatgaagAGGGTGGGGAGGGTGACAAGAAGCAGTAA
- the LOC117575810 gene encoding nucleoside diphosphate kinase 7, with translation MRAQMQSTNPGRLAFVAEWFHVEAGITHTYLLTYYLSDGAVEVFDQRSKKTFLRRTKIPELSDRDFFVGSKINVFGRQFDIVDYGDEVTRNTLAKYRKRAFALLKSSMWPKNLGEFLTTLIDNKININNALMVQFTPKTVTQFLSSKQDDDVHTSVLMNELLAGPAISLELIGDNVAEIIAACSKYNTENASTKIELSPSMQQLFEREEVRYGFYCPEREEKVPNDLKFFFEERHSIIKDCRFKNSTLAIIKPHCIKDGFLGQILNEILTSGFKIEAMRMLLMARANCEEFYEVYRGILPEFIPMVAQLASGVCMCLEIVCEDPEKNSYQEFRSFCGPMDPEIAKLLRPHTLRSKFGVSKVLNAVHCTDLPDDTNLELQYMFKILE, from the exons atgagaGCACAGATGCAATCCACAAATCCGGGAAGGCTCGCCTTTGTGGCTGAATGGTTTCATGTCGAGGCAGGAATTACACACACTTATCTtttaacatattatttaaGCGACGGCGCCGTCGAAGtg TTTGATCAGCGTAGCAAGAAGACGTTTTTGCGACGAACCAAAATCCCTGAACTAAGTGATCGCGATTTCTTTGTTGGCTCGAAGATCAATGTGTTTGGACGGCAATTTGATATTGTTGACTATGGCGATGAAGTCACTCGCAACACTTTGGCCAAATACCGCAAGCG AGCCTTTGCGCTGCTTAAGAGCAGCATGTGGCCAAAGAATCTGGGTGAATTTCTGACCACACTCATAGACAACAAGATCAACATTAACAACGCCTTAATGGTTCAGTTCACACCGAAAACAGTTACACAGTTTTTGTCCAGCAAACAGGATGACGATGTCCACACATC CGTGCTAATGAATGAACTGCTAGCTGGACCTGCGATTAGTCTGGAACTGATCGGTGACAATGTGGCTGAGATCATCGCAGCCTGCTCCAAGTACAATACAGAGAATGCCTCCACTAAGATCGAGTTGTCGCCCAGCATGCAGCAACTCTTCGAGCGGGAAGAGGTGCGCTATGGTTTCTATTGTCcagaaagagaagaaaaggTTCCCAACGATTTGAAGTTCTTTTTCGAGGAGCGTCACAGCATTATAAAGGATTGTCGCTTTAAGAATAGCACTTTGGCCATCATTAAGCCGCACTGCATCAAGGATGGTTTTCTGgggcaaattttaaatgagaTTTTAACATCTGGCTTCAAAATCGAAGCAATGCGCATGCTGCTCATGGCTCGAGCCAATTGCGAAGAGTTCTACGAAGTCTATCGCGGCATCCTGCCTGAGTTTATTCCTATGGTGGCGCAGCTGGCCAGCGGTGTTTGCATGTGCCTGGAGATTGTCTGTGAGGATCCCGAGAAGAATTCGTATCAGGAATTCCGGAGCTTTTGCGGTCCAATGGATCCGGAAATTGCAAAACTGCTACGTCCTCATACTTTGCGCTCTAAATTTGGTGTATCCAAGGTGCTGAATGCTGTGCACTGCACTGATCTGCCAGACGATACAAATTTGGAATTGCAGTACATGTTTAAGATACTCGAATGA